A section of the Pimelobacter simplex genome encodes:
- a CDS encoding ABC transporter permease: MSTTSITGVGHLLRLVLRRDRLRLPLWVVGLGGTIVASALAVPPLYDTSEKIAGYARTVGASPVSYLMSGRQVGLDTLGGIVANEISQVAQLGVCLMVVFLVVRHTRAEEESGRAELLRSAVLGRHAATLAGLVYGVAAALVIGAVTTISMLTAGLAVGGSLTYGVGLALLGVAYTAITLAAVQLSTSARGALGLASAAVAVGYLVRGLGAMQDNVLVWLSPFGWAQRMDAFGDERWWPAALLLGSTALLLALAARLMAHRDFGGGLLQTRSGPARAGWQLSTPFGLAARLQRALLLGWAAGLFLLGLLYGAVIPTVPDLIASNPEMADVVGASDQAAEDALVSAFLAYIHLFMAVIACGFVVASVLRLRAEEESGRTELVLATPVSRTSWMAATTALALIAAAKLTVIMGIGLAVGYGLGSGEWNQFVDQVGGQLAYLPGTLLVGALAVALYGLIPRGTGLAWAAVALITLQVILGQLLGLPDAVQAISPFWHLAAVPVDDFKVIPYLSLIALATGLVAAGLWGYRRRNTVTG; the protein is encoded by the coding sequence GTGAGCACCACCTCGATCACCGGTGTCGGACACCTGCTGCGCCTCGTCCTGCGCCGCGACCGACTGCGCCTGCCGCTCTGGGTTGTCGGCCTCGGCGGGACGATCGTCGCGAGCGCCCTGGCCGTGCCCCCTCTCTACGACACCTCCGAGAAGATTGCGGGCTACGCCCGCACCGTCGGCGCCAGCCCGGTGAGCTACCTGATGTCGGGCCGCCAGGTTGGGCTCGACACCCTCGGCGGCATCGTCGCCAACGAGATCTCCCAGGTCGCACAGCTCGGCGTGTGCCTGATGGTCGTGTTCCTGGTCGTCCGGCACACCCGGGCCGAGGAGGAGTCCGGGCGTGCCGAGCTGCTCCGCTCTGCCGTCCTGGGTCGCCATGCCGCCACCCTCGCCGGGCTGGTCTACGGCGTCGCCGCCGCGCTGGTCATCGGCGCCGTCACGACGATCTCGATGCTGACGGCCGGGTTGGCCGTCGGCGGGAGCCTGACGTACGGCGTCGGCCTAGCACTGCTAGGTGTGGCGTACACAGCGATCACGCTGGCCGCCGTCCAGCTGTCCACCTCGGCGCGCGGGGCGCTCGGCCTGGCCAGCGCCGCCGTCGCCGTCGGCTACCTGGTGCGCGGCCTCGGAGCCATGCAGGACAACGTTCTCGTCTGGCTCTCGCCGTTCGGGTGGGCGCAGCGCATGGACGCCTTTGGCGACGAGCGCTGGTGGCCGGCCGCGCTGCTGCTCGGGTCGACCGCGCTCTTGCTGGCACTGGCGGCGCGCCTGATGGCGCACCGCGACTTCGGCGGCGGGCTCCTTCAGACGCGATCCGGTCCAGCGCGCGCCGGGTGGCAGCTCAGCACGCCGTTCGGCCTCGCGGCACGGCTCCAGCGTGCCCTGCTGCTCGGCTGGGCAGCCGGGCTGTTCCTGCTGGGCCTTCTCTACGGCGCGGTCATCCCCACCGTCCCCGACCTCATCGCCTCCAACCCGGAGATGGCGGACGTCGTTGGAGCGTCCGACCAGGCCGCCGAGGACGCGCTCGTCAGCGCCTTCCTGGCCTACATTCACCTGTTCATGGCCGTGATCGCCTGCGGCTTCGTCGTCGCCTCGGTGCTGCGCTTGCGCGCCGAGGAGGAGTCCGGCCGTACGGAACTCGTCCTCGCGACGCCGGTCAGCCGTACGTCCTGGATGGCGGCGACCACGGCCCTCGCGCTCATCGCCGCCGCCAAGCTGACCGTGATCATGGGCATCGGCCTCGCGGTCGGCTACGGGCTCGGCAGCGGCGAGTGGAACCAGTTCGTCGACCAAGTCGGCGGCCAGCTGGCCTACCTGCCAGGCACCCTCCTCGTCGGCGCGCTCGCCGTGGCGCTGTACGGCCTGATCCCCCGCGGCACCGGGCTGGCGTGGGCAGCCGTCGCGCTCATCACGCTGCAGGTCATCCTCGGCCAGCTCCTCGGACTGCCAGACGCCGTCCAGGCGATCTCGCCGTTCTGGCACCTCGCCGCAGTTCCGGTCGACGACTTCAAGGTGATCCCGTACCTGTCGCTCATCGCCCTCGCCACCGGGCTCGTCGCAGCAGGCCTGTGGGGCTATCGGCGGCGGAACACCGTGACAGGCTGA
- a CDS encoding GbsR/MarR family transcriptional regulator, which produces MSALARAVERLGQTLEAMGLPRMPARVFAFILADDQSVYTASELARGLDVSPAAISGAVRYLADTHLVVRERNPAGRGDLFRVRDGDIWSTIQAARLPVLDIIIEAVQEAVDLLPEGSAGRERVEETRDYFRFVQEDSQDLDRRWRTWRETHR; this is translated from the coding sequence GTGAGTGCCCTCGCCCGTGCCGTCGAACGACTCGGCCAGACCTTGGAGGCGATGGGCCTGCCGCGCATGCCTGCGCGCGTCTTCGCCTTCATCCTGGCCGATGACCAGTCTGTCTACACGGCCTCCGAGTTGGCCCGCGGGCTCGACGTGTCGCCTGCCGCCATCTCGGGTGCGGTCAGGTACCTCGCCGACACTCATCTCGTCGTGCGCGAACGGAACCCGGCCGGTCGCGGCGACCTGTTCCGGGTCCGCGACGGCGACATCTGGAGCACCATCCAGGCCGCGCGGCTGCCCGTCCTCGACATAATCATCGAGGCCGTTCAGGAGGCCGTCGACCTGCTGCCCGAAGGCTCCGCGGGGCGTGAGCGGGTCGAGGAAACCCGCGACTACTTTCGTTTCGTGCAGGAGGACTCGCAGGACCTGGACCGGCGGTGGCGCACATGGCGCGAGACCCATCGGTGA
- a CDS encoding potassium channel family protein: protein MGLGRFGKSLALELEAEGTEVLGIDSDLQIVESLSGRITHVVQADTTNEEAMRQLAVAEFDRAVIGVGNHLEASVLSASVALSLGVPTVWAKAISHAHARILTQIGVHHVVRPEHDMGKRVAHLVRGRMMDYIELDDGYAFVKIKPPKEILNKKLATTQVRTRYGVTVVGIKRGQRQFTYATPDTVVVPGDIIIVSGDRAQVEHFSGLA from the coding sequence ATGGGTCTGGGGCGCTTCGGCAAGTCGCTCGCTCTGGAACTGGAGGCCGAGGGCACCGAGGTCCTCGGAATCGACAGCGACCTGCAGATCGTGGAGTCGCTTAGCGGCCGGATCACCCACGTGGTGCAAGCAGACACCACCAACGAAGAAGCCATGCGCCAGCTCGCGGTCGCCGAGTTCGATCGCGCCGTGATCGGCGTGGGCAACCACCTCGAGGCCAGCGTCCTGAGCGCGTCGGTCGCCCTCAGCCTCGGCGTCCCCACCGTCTGGGCCAAGGCCATCAGCCACGCCCACGCCCGCATCCTCACCCAGATCGGGGTCCACCACGTCGTCCGCCCCGAGCACGACATGGGCAAGCGCGTCGCCCACCTCGTCCGAGGCCGGATGATGGACTACATCGAGCTCGACGACGGCTACGCCTTCGTGAAGATCAAGCCGCCGAAGGAGATCCTCAACAAGAAGCTGGCCACCACCCAGGTCCGCACTCGGTACGGCGTCACCGTGGTCGGCATCAAGCGCGGTCAGCGGCAGTTCACCTACGCCACACCCGACACCGTCGTCGTACCCGGCGACATCATCATCGTCTCCGGTGACCGCGCACAGGTGGAACACTTCAGCGGCCTCGCCTGA
- a CDS encoding ABC transporter ATP-binding protein yields MAVIELHDVVKTFGTTHALDHLDLTVEQGEVHGFLGPNGAGKSTTIRVLLGLLRADSGTASMLGGDPWRDAASLHRQLAYVPGDVSLWPNLSGGEVIDVLARMRGGLDETRRREMLDRFDLDPTKKARTYSKGNRQKIALVAALASRADLYLLDEPTSGLDPLMEAEFQKAILELKDEGATILLSSHILAEAEALADRISIIRAGRVVQSGTLAELRHLTRTTVIAETDRPANRLATVPGVHEPELHGNRVTFDVDSDNLGAAVTALAALGVRSLAAHPPTLEELFLRQYSDEVTA; encoded by the coding sequence ATGGCTGTCATCGAGCTCCACGACGTCGTCAAGACCTTCGGCACCACCCACGCGCTCGACCACCTCGACCTCACCGTCGAGCAGGGCGAGGTGCACGGTTTCCTCGGTCCCAACGGTGCCGGGAAGTCCACCACCATCCGAGTCCTCCTCGGCCTGCTGAGGGCCGACTCCGGCACCGCCAGCATGCTGGGTGGCGACCCGTGGCGCGACGCCGCGTCCCTGCACCGCCAGCTCGCGTACGTGCCGGGCGACGTGTCGCTGTGGCCAAACCTGAGCGGTGGCGAGGTCATCGATGTGCTTGCCCGGATGCGCGGCGGGCTGGACGAGACGCGCCGCCGGGAGATGCTCGACCGGTTCGACCTGGACCCGACCAAGAAGGCACGCACCTACTCCAAGGGCAACCGGCAGAAGATCGCGCTGGTTGCCGCGCTCGCCAGCCGTGCCGACCTCTACCTGCTCGACGAGCCCACGTCCGGGCTCGACCCGCTGATGGAGGCCGAGTTCCAGAAGGCGATCCTCGAGCTCAAGGACGAGGGCGCGACCATCCTGCTCAGCTCCCACATCCTGGCCGAAGCCGAGGCGCTCGCCGACCGGATCAGCATCATTCGCGCCGGACGGGTCGTGCAGTCCGGCACGCTTGCCGAACTGCGCCACCTGACCCGCACCACCGTCATCGCCGAGACCGACCGGCCGGCGAACCGCCTCGCGACGGTCCCGGGCGTCCACGAGCCCGAGCTGCACGGCAACCGCGTCACGTTCGACGTCGACTCCGACAACCTCGGCGCGGCGGTGACCGCGCTCGCCGCACTCGGCGTCCGCTCCCTCGCCGCGCACCCGCCCACCCTGGAGGAGCTGTTCTTGCGGCAGTACAGCGACGAGGTGACCGCGTGA
- a CDS encoding SGNH/GDSL hydrolase family protein, which translates to MNDHPDDRPGDEPDWLLRRNRGLRRRIRSVGDTVAVHRDAWQRHNSAVLASGVPLWVVLGDSLSQGIGASAWDCGWVHRSLRQVRLHSGSARDLGVVNLSRSGATTHDVLDPQLVELERLLDGGHRVELVSLVVGANDFLRGGARAGLEQRFAAIVDQLPRNTVVAYLPQPLAVARRVNHSLDRAAADGMIQPVSIRRVALLLPRNSAPDLFHPNDRGHELLASSMTPALLRAITRSSTST; encoded by the coding sequence ATGAACGACCACCCCGACGACCGTCCCGGCGACGAGCCGGATTGGCTGCTCCGGCGCAATCGAGGGCTGCGGCGTCGCATCCGCTCTGTCGGTGACACCGTGGCCGTTCACCGCGACGCATGGCAACGGCACAACAGTGCGGTGCTGGCCTCAGGGGTCCCGCTGTGGGTCGTGCTTGGCGACTCGCTGTCGCAGGGGATCGGTGCGTCGGCCTGGGACTGCGGGTGGGTCCACCGATCGCTGCGACAGGTGCGTCTGCACTCCGGGAGCGCCCGCGACCTGGGGGTCGTCAACCTCTCGCGCAGCGGGGCCACCACCCACGACGTGCTCGACCCGCAGCTCGTCGAGCTCGAGCGACTGCTGGATGGTGGACACCGCGTTGAGCTGGTGAGCTTGGTGGTCGGCGCCAACGACTTCCTACGAGGCGGGGCGAGGGCCGGCCTCGAGCAACGTTTCGCCGCCATCGTCGACCAGCTGCCGCGCAACACAGTCGTGGCATACCTGCCTCAGCCCCTCGCTGTCGCCCGCCGCGTCAACCACAGCCTTGATCGCGCTGCCGCAGATGGCATGATCCAGCCCGTGAGCATCCGCAGAGTCGCCCTGTTGCTGCCTCGCAACAGCGCACCCGACCTGTTCCACCCCAACGACCGCGGCCACGAGCTGCTCGCCTCGTCCATGACACCAGCCCTGCTCCGAGCCATCACCAGATCGAGCACCAGCACGTGA
- a CDS encoding MarR family winged helix-turn-helix transcriptional regulator: MSRPLATGATSVASSAPPEGDDGPLVSHTLGPGPDAELTWLLHRAAQRMRAATSDAADEHGLTLRRHIILSAMHLAPRMTQVELGRAVGMDKTTLTSELDHLERLDLVRRSVDPRDRRARNLTLTEEGERVRQLVSAGTERAEREALEAFDMDDIARLRRMLYVIIEGTQDPGTCL, from the coding sequence ATGAGTCGACCCCTCGCGACCGGTGCGACCTCTGTTGCGTCCTCTGCTCCACCGGAGGGCGACGACGGACCGCTCGTGTCGCACACGCTCGGTCCCGGCCCGGACGCGGAGCTGACCTGGCTGCTGCATCGGGCCGCCCAGCGGATGCGCGCAGCGACCAGTGACGCGGCCGACGAGCACGGGCTGACCTTGCGCCGTCACATCATCCTCAGCGCCATGCATCTCGCGCCGAGGATGACACAGGTCGAGCTGGGTCGGGCAGTGGGGATGGACAAGACCACGCTGACCAGCGAACTGGACCACTTGGAGCGGCTCGATCTGGTACGGCGCAGTGTCGATCCGCGCGACCGGCGCGCGCGCAACCTCACTCTCACCGAGGAGGGCGAACGTGTGCGGCAGCTGGTCTCGGCAGGCACCGAGCGTGCCGAGCGCGAGGCTCTCGAGGCGTTCGACATGGACGACATCGCTCGCCTGCGACGAATGCTCTACGTCATCATCGAGGGCACCCAGGACCCGGGGACATGTCTGTGA
- a CDS encoding VOC family protein gives MTSLLERPFTGTLAASVFGAVHLGYLVVESQRLTAWHRFGADAIGLHVDELDADTLRFRLDDHRCRFLVRRGPAEDLMAIGWQVDDHATFERILARLVERGVPIAEGTADEARRRGVEQVWRFPGPKGIVQEIFTRPLTTDAPLRMISSGFVTGEAGMGHVAITSRDPLGIHRYYDALLDSRLTDYIDENVGGLTLKIRFLRVNERHHSIAVANVRGLPVDPIRTRAQHVNIQAATLEDMLSAYQRVRDLGFRMAWSVGQHTNDKELSFYCVTPSGFELEVGWNPVVLTPELERAWQVATYEGISTWGHQPVHAGLLDRLGQLRQAALNARRPEITVPQLSGASA, from the coding sequence ATGACGAGCCTGCTGGAGCGCCCCTTCACGGGCACCCTCGCCGCCAGCGTCTTCGGCGCGGTCCACCTCGGCTACCTCGTGGTGGAGTCCCAGCGGCTGACCGCGTGGCACCGCTTCGGTGCCGACGCGATCGGCCTGCACGTCGACGAGCTCGACGCCGACACCCTGCGCTTCCGGCTCGACGACCACCGGTGCCGCTTCCTCGTCCGCCGCGGTCCGGCCGAGGACCTGATGGCCATCGGCTGGCAGGTCGACGACCACGCGACCTTCGAGCGCATCCTCGCCCGGTTGGTCGAGCGCGGCGTCCCGATCGCCGAGGGTACGGCGGACGAGGCCCGCCGGCGCGGCGTCGAGCAGGTGTGGCGCTTCCCCGGCCCGAAGGGCATCGTGCAGGAGATCTTCACCCGCCCGCTGACCACGGATGCCCCGCTGCGGATGATCAGCTCGGGCTTCGTCACGGGTGAGGCGGGGATGGGCCACGTGGCGATCACCTCGCGCGACCCGCTCGGCATCCACCGCTACTACGACGCCCTCCTCGACTCCCGGCTCACGGACTACATCGACGAGAACGTCGGCGGCCTCACCCTCAAGATCCGCTTCCTGCGCGTCAACGAGCGGCACCACTCGATCGCGGTCGCCAACGTCCGAGGCCTGCCCGTGGACCCGATCCGCACCCGTGCCCAGCACGTCAACATCCAGGCCGCGACGCTGGAGGACATGCTCAGCGCCTACCAGCGCGTGCGCGACCTGGGGTTCCGGATGGCGTGGTCGGTCGGGCAGCACACCAACGACAAGGAGCTGTCCTTCTACTGCGTGACGCCCTCCGGCTTCGAGCTGGAGGTCGGCTGGAACCCGGTCGTCCTGACGCCCGAGCTCGAGCGGGCCTGGCAGGTCGCGACGTACGAGGGCATCAGCACCTGGGGCCACCAGCCGGTCCACGCCGGCCTGCTCGACCGGCTCGGGCAGCTGCGCCAAGCGGCGCTCAACGCCCGCCGTCCCGAGATCACCGTCCCGCAGCTGTCCGGAGCGTCCGCATGA
- a CDS encoding GAF and ANTAR domain-containing protein, whose amino-acid sequence MDDAKQLLGGFTQLAQSLAAAPGEDARLKVAVDSAVDLVARCDHAGMTINQNGRLVTRASTGDLVQRANVLQTELGEGPCLDVRRDQNTLVSTSLAVERRWALWAPRVHEELKVDSMMSLLVYTDETSFGALSLYCRDGCRFDADDVAVAQALAGHLSVVMAAEKQIDQLGLALHNRNIIGQAQGVLMERFDMTADQAFDYLRRISSNSNRKVAVVAAEIARTRRLPEVR is encoded by the coding sequence GTGGACGACGCAAAGCAGTTGCTCGGGGGGTTCACCCAACTGGCCCAGTCGTTGGCTGCCGCGCCGGGTGAGGACGCCCGCCTCAAGGTGGCAGTTGACTCCGCCGTGGATCTGGTGGCCCGCTGCGACCACGCAGGGATGACCATCAACCAGAACGGACGTTTGGTCACTCGGGCGAGCACTGGCGACCTGGTACAGCGGGCCAACGTGCTGCAGACCGAACTCGGCGAGGGGCCATGCCTAGATGTCCGCCGCGACCAGAACACCCTCGTGAGCACCAGCCTGGCAGTCGAGCGACGCTGGGCGTTATGGGCCCCGCGAGTGCACGAAGAACTCAAGGTGGACTCGATGATGTCGCTGCTCGTCTACACCGACGAGACCTCATTCGGTGCCTTGAGCCTGTACTGCCGCGACGGCTGCCGCTTCGATGCCGACGATGTCGCCGTCGCGCAAGCGCTGGCCGGACACCTGTCCGTCGTCATGGCTGCCGAGAAGCAGATCGACCAACTAGGCCTGGCACTGCACAACCGCAACATCATCGGCCAAGCGCAGGGGGTGCTCATGGAGCGGTTCGACATGACCGCCGACCAGGCGTTCGACTACCTCCGGCGGATCTCATCGAACTCGAATCGGAAAGTCGCAGTCGTGGCCGCTGAGATCGCTCGCACCCGACGGCTTCCCGAAGTCCGCTGA
- a CDS encoding TrkH family potassium uptake protein encodes MLRGEKHLPGRIRLRTSHPAQAVVLAFAGAIAVSTVLLMLPVARQGDGSAPFNVALFTATSGVCVTGLAVVDTATYWSPFGEAVILASIQIGGLGIMTLASLLGILVARRLGLRARLTAAAETKAIGIGDVRTVVRGVVAVSLLFESATATVLFVRLVLGYDESVGDAAYLAVFHSVSAFNNAGFALYSDSLMSFASDPWVYIPIAVSVIAGGLGFPVWLELYRRYRFPRRWSLTTMMTLSGTVVLLVAGTVFFAATEWNNLDTLGAMPTGDRLGMSFFHSVMPRTAGFNAIDYGAVEPETLFGTIVLMFIGGGSAGTAGGIKVTTFLLLFFAIYAEVRGEPDVNVLSRRIEDRAVRQALTVALLGVAAVMVSTVVLLSITDLPALPVFFEATSAFATVGLSTGITAEFSTAGQGVLIVLMFLGRLGPITLVSALALRGRHRLYHFPKGRPIIG; translated from the coding sequence GTGCTCCGAGGCGAGAAACACCTTCCTGGGCGAATACGTCTCAGGACCAGTCACCCAGCGCAGGCAGTGGTCCTCGCCTTCGCTGGCGCCATCGCCGTGAGCACGGTCCTGCTCATGCTTCCGGTCGCGCGTCAGGGTGATGGCTCCGCGCCGTTCAACGTCGCCCTCTTCACTGCCACGAGTGGTGTGTGTGTTACCGGACTGGCTGTGGTCGACACAGCGACGTACTGGTCGCCGTTCGGAGAGGCGGTGATCCTGGCCTCGATCCAGATCGGTGGCCTGGGGATCATGACGCTTGCGTCGCTGCTCGGCATCCTGGTCGCACGCCGTTTGGGTCTTCGGGCCAGGCTGACCGCTGCGGCGGAGACCAAGGCGATTGGCATCGGTGATGTCCGAACGGTCGTCCGCGGTGTGGTTGCAGTCTCTCTGTTGTTCGAGTCGGCCACCGCAACCGTGTTGTTCGTCCGCCTCGTCCTGGGCTACGACGAGTCCGTGGGGGATGCCGCGTACCTTGCGGTGTTCCATTCAGTCTCGGCATTCAACAACGCGGGGTTCGCGCTCTACAGCGACAGCCTGATGAGCTTCGCCTCCGACCCGTGGGTGTATATCCCGATCGCTGTGTCAGTCATCGCTGGCGGTCTGGGATTCCCGGTGTGGCTCGAGCTGTACCGGAGATACAGGTTCCCCCGGCGATGGTCTCTCACCACGATGATGACGCTCTCGGGGACTGTGGTGCTGCTCGTGGCCGGCACCGTCTTCTTCGCAGCGACGGAGTGGAACAACCTCGACACCTTGGGCGCGATGCCGACGGGAGACCGCCTGGGCATGTCCTTCTTCCACTCCGTCATGCCACGGACCGCTGGCTTCAACGCCATCGACTATGGTGCGGTCGAGCCGGAGACGTTGTTCGGCACGATCGTGCTGATGTTCATCGGTGGGGGTTCGGCCGGGACCGCTGGCGGCATCAAGGTGACGACGTTCCTGCTGCTCTTCTTCGCCATCTACGCCGAGGTACGCGGGGAGCCGGACGTCAATGTCCTGAGTCGCCGGATCGAGGACAGGGCGGTCCGGCAGGCGCTCACCGTTGCGCTGCTCGGCGTCGCCGCCGTCATGGTCTCGACCGTGGTGCTGCTGTCCATCACCGATCTACCCGCGCTCCCGGTGTTCTTCGAGGCCACCTCAGCCTTCGCGACCGTCGGTTTGTCCACCGGCATCACCGCCGAGTTCTCCACCGCCGGCCAAGGGGTGCTGATCGTCCTCATGTTCTTGGGTCGGCTGGGCCCCATTACGTTGGTCTCAGCGCTGGCCCTGCGCGGCCGCCATCGGCTCTATCACTTCCCGAAGGGACGACCGATCATTGGCTAG
- a CDS encoding alpha/beta fold hydrolase has protein sequence MSTVTTREERMVPVGRRSLFVTQAGAGRPVVLLHGGGPGATGTSNYARNINALAEHFRVIVPDLPGYGRSSKDLDQSDPFGDLALAVRGLLDALDIDRAHLVGNSYGGAAALRLALDRPDRVDRMILMGPGGIGTTRALPTKGLNHLLSYYGGDGPSRDKVATFIREYLVHDAGAVPDELIDLRYEASIQPDVVASPPLRRPSGPGAPRTLWRMDLTRDRRLSRCEVPTLVVWGQDDKVNRPSGGPVLARTMRRCDLLSLARTGHWAQWERAELFNTTAVAFLEGER, from the coding sequence GTGAGCACCGTGACGACGCGAGAAGAGCGGATGGTTCCGGTCGGCCGGCGCAGCCTGTTCGTGACCCAGGCGGGTGCGGGGCGCCCGGTCGTGCTGCTGCACGGCGGCGGCCCCGGCGCCACCGGTACGTCGAACTACGCGCGCAACATCAACGCGTTGGCCGAGCACTTCCGGGTGATCGTGCCGGACCTGCCGGGCTACGGGCGCTCGTCCAAGGACCTCGACCAGTCGGACCCGTTCGGCGACCTCGCCCTCGCGGTGCGCGGCCTGCTCGACGCCCTCGACATCGACCGCGCCCACCTCGTCGGCAACTCGTACGGCGGCGCGGCCGCCCTCCGCCTGGCGCTGGACCGCCCCGACCGGGTGGACCGGATGATCCTGATGGGTCCCGGCGGGATCGGGACCACGCGCGCCCTGCCCACGAAGGGGCTCAACCACCTGCTGAGCTACTACGGCGGCGACGGGCCCTCGCGGGACAAGGTGGCCACCTTCATCCGGGAGTACCTCGTGCACGACGCGGGTGCGGTGCCCGACGAGCTGATCGACCTGCGCTACGAGGCCAGCATCCAGCCCGACGTCGTGGCGTCTCCGCCGCTGCGGCGCCCGTCCGGTCCGGGCGCGCCCCGGACGCTGTGGCGGATGGACCTGACCCGCGACCGGCGGCTGAGCCGGTGCGAGGTGCCGACGCTGGTGGTCTGGGGGCAGGACGACAAGGTCAACCGTCCCTCCGGCGGCCCGGTCCTGGCGCGCACGATGCGCCGGTGCGACCTGCTGTCCCTGGCGCGCACCGGGCACTGGGCCCAGTGGGAGCGCGCCGAGCTCTTCAACACCACCGCGGTCGCCTTCCTGGAGGGGGAGCGATGA
- a CDS encoding carboxymuconolactone decarboxylase family protein: protein MSAGQAGEAVADRAARGRRTYAHNLGLDEPGVEAAMGEVVGSAFVREAYVAAGGPGWHSPDLTDRDRALVIIAAMVGQHVTDERLQPYLELARKEGVSEDGLDAVMILMAAYVGQPAASRGAAAVHRQPSRTATSHILEEAGS from the coding sequence GTGAGCGCGGGACAGGCGGGTGAGGCGGTCGCCGACCGCGCGGCACGGGGGCGGCGGACCTACGCGCATAACCTCGGGCTGGACGAGCCGGGCGTCGAGGCTGCGATGGGTGAGGTCGTTGGCTCCGCCTTCGTCCGGGAAGCCTACGTCGCCGCTGGTGGCCCGGGCTGGCACAGCCCCGACCTCACCGACCGGGACCGGGCCCTGGTCATCATCGCGGCCATGGTGGGCCAGCACGTCACCGACGAGCGCCTCCAGCCCTACCTCGAGCTCGCCCGCAAGGAGGGAGTCAGCGAGGACGGTCTCGATGCCGTGATGATCCTGATGGCCGCCTACGTCGGCCAGCCTGCAGCCTCCCGCGGCGCCGCCGCGGTGCATCGCCAGCCCAGCCGAACCGCAACGTCCCACATTCTCGAGGAGGCAGGGTCGTGA
- a CDS encoding GNAT family N-acetyltransferase, which produces MHEVTLRRLAPADHTSVLNLRVAPEQQHLVASVEKSLAEVDADHALTAFAIYDGSQLGLPEPNQSPVGFAVIEVVASVGFVLRLLVGQEHQQKGYGKATMIELVRRLRLDPDVEVVATSYRADNAVMERLCASLGFEQWHTPFVPPEREIYLRLPS; this is translated from the coding sequence GTGCATGAAGTGACCCTGCGCCGTCTCGCGCCCGCCGACCACACGAGCGTGCTTAACCTGCGCGTCGCGCCCGAACAGCAGCACCTCGTCGCCAGCGTGGAGAAGTCTCTCGCCGAGGTTGACGCTGACCACGCGCTGACAGCGTTTGCCATCTACGACGGCTCCCAACTCGGACTGCCTGAGCCGAACCAGTCCCCGGTTGGCTTCGCAGTGATCGAGGTTGTGGCGTCCGTCGGCTTCGTCCTGCGCCTGCTGGTCGGTCAAGAACACCAACAGAAGGGTTACGGGAAGGCCACGATGATCGAGCTGGTGCGCCGTCTGCGGTTGGATCCCGACGTAGAAGTGGTCGCTACCAGCTACCGCGCCGACAACGCGGTGATGGAGCGGCTGTGCGCTTCGCTGGGCTTCGAGCAATGGCACACACCTTTCGTGCCTCCCGAGCGCGAGATCTACCTGCGACTACCGTCGTGA
- a CDS encoding TetR/AcrR family transcriptional regulator yields the protein MNTEATAERGPTRLDRRKERTRAALVQAGCAFLAEGRTAVSIQQITDAADVGFGSFYNHFDSKEALFEAAVQSVMDVYVAFRDQAVAGYDDPAEVFAVSFRMTGRLQRQIPELVRVMLNEGTRVLVQDQGLAPRALHDIEVAVAAGRFDIESPRLGLMAAGGALLGLLQLLDADPDIDAGEVSDLMTARVLRGFGMAKAEADELCSRPLPAQPEL from the coding sequence GTGAACACCGAGGCCACCGCAGAGCGCGGCCCGACCCGACTCGACCGCCGCAAGGAGCGCACCCGCGCGGCACTCGTGCAGGCCGGCTGCGCCTTCCTCGCCGAGGGCCGGACGGCGGTGAGCATCCAGCAGATCACCGACGCCGCCGACGTCGGCTTCGGGAGCTTCTACAACCACTTCGACAGCAAGGAAGCGCTGTTCGAGGCCGCCGTGCAGTCCGTGATGGACGTCTACGTCGCCTTCCGCGACCAGGCCGTGGCCGGGTACGACGACCCCGCCGAGGTCTTCGCCGTCAGCTTCCGCATGACGGGGCGCCTCCAGCGCCAGATCCCCGAGCTGGTGCGGGTCATGCTCAACGAGGGCACCCGCGTCCTCGTCCAGGACCAGGGCCTGGCCCCCCGTGCCCTCCACGACATCGAGGTCGCGGTCGCCGCCGGTCGCTTCGACATCGAGTCGCCGCGCCTGGGCCTGATGGCCGCCGGCGGAGCACTGCTCGGCCTCCTGCAGCTGCTCGACGCCGACCCCGACATCGACGCGGGCGAGGTCTCGGACCTGATGACCGCACGGGTCCTGCGCGGGTTCGGCATGGCCAAGGCCGAGGCCGACGAGCTGTGCTCCCGGCCGCTGCCGGCGCAGCCCGAGCTGTAG